In Phreatobacter stygius, a genomic segment contains:
- a CDS encoding 4-hydroxyproline epimerase has protein sequence MSRTTFFCIDGHTCGNPVRVVTGGSIPQLAGDTMFERRQHFLREFDWIRTGLMFEPRGHDMMSGSILYPPTRADCDVGILFIETSGCLPMCGHGTIGTVTTIIEHGLVTPKTPGLLKLDTPAGLVEARYVQNGPFVDSVRLTNVPSFLLGRGYEVDVEGLGTLVVDVAYGGNFYAIVEPQPGYRDLEDLQPSDVLRFSPALRRAFNARHRIVHPANPALDHLTHVLWTGRPMHGGTARNAVFYGDKAIDRSPCGTGTSARMAQLAATGRLAAGDDFIHESIIGSKFTGRIEGQTRVGHVEAIIPSIEGWARVTGTSTITIDDRDPYWAGFQVADR, from the coding sequence ATGTCACGCACCACCTTCTTCTGCATCGACGGCCATACCTGCGGCAATCCGGTGCGTGTCGTCACCGGCGGCTCGATCCCGCAACTTGCGGGCGACACCATGTTCGAGCGGCGCCAGCATTTCCTCCGGGAGTTCGACTGGATCCGCACCGGCCTGATGTTCGAGCCGCGCGGCCACGACATGATGTCGGGCTCGATCCTCTATCCGCCAACGCGCGCGGATTGCGACGTCGGCATCCTCTTCATCGAAACCTCCGGCTGCCTGCCCATGTGTGGCCACGGCACCATCGGCACGGTGACCACCATCATCGAGCACGGCCTCGTCACGCCGAAGACGCCGGGCCTCCTGAAGCTCGATACGCCGGCCGGCCTGGTCGAGGCGCGCTACGTCCAGAACGGCCCCTTTGTCGACAGCGTCCGGCTGACCAATGTGCCCTCGTTCCTGCTCGGGCGCGGCTACGAGGTCGATGTCGAGGGGCTCGGCACGCTTGTCGTCGATGTCGCTTATGGCGGCAATTTCTACGCCATCGTCGAGCCGCAGCCGGGCTACCGCGATCTCGAGGACCTGCAACCCTCCGACGTGCTGCGGTTCAGCCCGGCGCTGCGTCGCGCCTTCAATGCGCGCCACAGAATCGTGCATCCGGCCAATCCGGCGCTCGATCACCTCACCCATGTCCTGTGGACCGGTCGGCCCATGCACGGCGGCACCGCCCGCAACGCGGTGTTCTATGGCGACAAGGCGATCGACCGCTCGCCCTGCGGCACCGGCACGTCGGCCCGCATGGCCCAGCTCGCCGCCACCGGCCGGCTCGCCGCGGGTGACGATTTCATCCATGAATCGATCATCGGCTCGAAGTTCACCGGCCGGATCGAAGGCCAGACCCGGGTCGGCCATGTCGAAGCGATCATTCCCTCGATCGAGGGCTGGGCGCGGGTGACCGGCACCAGCACGATCACCATTGACGATCGCGATCCCTATTGGGCCGGATTTCAAGTCGCCGATCGGTAA